TGTAGCAAGTGCTGCTTCTTTTCAGATAGAAAGGAGTGCCCAATTGTACTACCCCACGAGGCGAGGTACATCGCTCTCCTCGCCGAGCATATGGGTATCCCCGAACCGCGGTTTGAACGTCTACCCGCAGGCTTCTACGTGTGGATCGTGAGTGGTTACTGCCCGTTCTACGACGAGGCTAGTAAGGCTTGTAGAATACACGGCGAGAAGCCCCTTGCGTGTAGGATGTTTCCGCTACTCGTAAACCCGTCGACGCTAGAACTCTCAGTCTCATCCGCCTGTGAGTGGATCAGGAGAAACATAGACGAGCTAGCCGACTTGGGTGAAAGCGTCGAAAAGGTTTTTCCCTCGGAATTCAGTGCTGTGAAAGAGCTAGTAACGGTGCTCTACAAGAGCGCAGAAGGCGGCTTGGTGTCATTGATGCTTCTCGGCGATAATGTAAAAGAAGTGTTTAGGGAATTAGCAAGCAAGTGCACCATTATTAAGTTCATAGAAAGCAACGTGGTTGAGGGACTACACTTAATGCTGCTCTCAGATTGCAGTGAGGACTACGTCAAGAGCGTGCTCCACGACCCCGGCAAAGAGGTGAGCATCTCGCACATAGGTAAGGTCCAAGTACCAGCTAAACCCGCTGAAGAGGGCTGACACTTAAATACCGGCTTTCCCTTGTATTACGGTTGGTGTGCGTCTTGAAGTATAGCGAAGTGATCAAGCTCCTGGAAGACCTCGTAAATACCCCTACACACGTGCTTGTAGGCTACGGTAAGGGAGACCTACTAGTTCTGCGCTCCGATGAAGGCGGTTTCAGTAGCTTATGGGTACTTGACGTGAAGTCACTAAGTAAAAAGAAGATCGCGAAAAGGCCCGTCTCGCTCGAAGCGGAGATGCCGGTAAAAACCAACCGGGTCGTTTACGCGGTAGACGTTGCACGTGGAAGGGAACAACACGTGGTTTACGTAGTGGATCTGGATAGGGTTGAAGAGGAGGTCCAAGTGGACATGGAGCCCGTGAGGGTAATGAGCCTCGTTGACACCGGGGAGAGGGCGTTTTTCACTGGGGCGACATCCGAGGACGTTGCCATATACATGGTCGAAGACGGTAAAGCGGAGAAGCTCTACAAGCTGCCGCGCGGGTTTGCCTTCGTAACGAGTGCTAACGAGCACATGGTAACAGGGTATGGCGTGCTCGCGGGAAACCCCTTCAGCATGGAGGTGTTCGTTTACAACGTGCAGAGCAGCGAGTTCAAAGTGTATACCCCTAAACCTGGCAGTGTGAACAAAGAACCGGTCATAACTGAAAAGAACAAGCTGGTCTTCGCATCAAGCGCCTTTACGGAGGAAAGGGACATCCTCGTAGAACTGGATCTCGAGGAAGAGGAGTTTCGAGAACTCAGACTACCCGGTAACGACTACTACGAGTACCTGCCCGTAGAGCACGTGCACTATAATCAGTACGAGGGAAAATGGCTCATAGTGGGTAAAAGGAACGGTAGAACGAAGATATTCATGAACGGCTACGAAATCGCGCCGATCAGCGGAGTGGCCCACAGGGCCGTTTACGTCAACGATAAAATTTACTACAGCTACTCCTCGCTGAGAAAGCCTAGCGAGGTGGTCGAATTAGATGTTAAACACCGTACTAGCCGTGTTATACTGGAGAGCAGGCCACCCAGAGAGGTTGAAAGTGTACTCGGGGACGTGAAGTTCGAGAAAGTAAGGACGCCGAGTAACCTGGATATCCCGGTGTGGATTATTGAAAGCAGTAAAGCGGGTAGGCCGGGACCTACCGTGATATACGTTCACGGCGGTCCGTGGGCCGAGGTAGCAGACGCGTGGAGAGTAACCTTAATCGCGCTGGTGGCAACGGGTTTCAACGTCGTTGCACCTAACTTCAGAGGATCGACGGGCTATGGTGAGTGGTTTAAGAAGATGAATATCGGCGATCCGGGTGGGGGGGATCTGGAGGACGTGGTAGCTGTCACGAAGTGGGCCTTGGAAACGGGTCTTGCGAGTAAGGTGCTCATTGCCGGGTACAGCTACGGGGGTTACATGACGCTGTGGGCGATGTCCAACGAGCCGGAGTTATATGACTGCGGCGTGGCCGGCGCCAGCGTCGTTGACTGGGAGGAGATGTACGGCTTAAGCGATGCGGTATTCAAGGCATTCATAGACGTGCTTTTCGCAGGTAAGCGCGAATTGCTAAGAGAGCGCTCGCCTATCAACAAAGCACCGAATATCACGAGGCCGCTGTGCATCATACACCCGCAGAACGATAGTAGGACCCCGTTAAAGCCCGCCCTTAGGCTCCTTTCACTGCTACTAGAACGCGGTAAGAGCTTTGAGGCGCACATAGTGCCCGACCTAGGACACGCCATTAACACCGTTGAAGACGCCATGAAAATACTGCTACCAATGGTATCGTTCCTGAGAAAGTGCGCGGAGGTAGAAAGAGGTTAGAGCCTGGCCTGCAACGCGCTCGAGCTAGGTGCTATGAGAGGCTATTTCCGATTTAAGCATTTTCTCCTTGATGAGCCCTCTAAACCACTCATTGAACTCCTTTATTTTTCCAATGACCTCTCCGCTCGTGAAGTCTATTAAGAGCGGTTCGCCTCCACGCCTCCAAGCCTTCCACACGGGCTTTACCACCCCGTCTTCATACCTGTAATGTACTCTTATGGTTACGTCTGAAAGGGACTCGTTCATCCTGGTGAAGTGCGGGTCCACTCTACCGATGTGCCTCACCACCAGCACGCCTTTGTTCTTGAGCCACGTTAACTGGTTAATGAGCTGCGACCAGTACTCCCCCTCGCCCAGGTCCCTGATCATCTTCCACGGCACTTCACATCCGTGAAACACCACTATACCGGGGTTCAGCGTTTCGATGAGCTCGTGCTCCAAGGCTGCTAGTTCGGGTGTGGAAAAGGACGCCGGGTTTACCGACTCGAAGTGCATGTAGCTGTCTATAACCCAGTTTGCTTCCCTCTCTCCTAGCTCAAAGTACTTTGTTAGCAACGAGAACGCGATCTCTCGGAGCTCAGTGCGAGAATACTTGTAGGAGATCACCAGCGCCTTTAAGTCGTTCTCTACGGCTATGTCGACGAAGGGTGCATTAGTTCTCTTGTCGCGGGCGCTGGGAGGGTGGCTGATGGATATGATGTCACCGGCGTATATGGGCCCGAGAATGCTACTTATTGCTTCGCGCGATTTCAACCTCTCCGCTAGAGTTGCGAGCGGCCTTTCGGGCCTAGGTGGAAGGTATACCCTTAACCCCTTTACGTTGATGATGCTGAACGGGACCTCCACTACCGTGAGCGGTGCCCCCCTCACCTTCCTTATTTCGAGTATCCGCGTTACTAGGCCACGTGACACCCTGTGCTTGAGGTACACTATTGCGTCCGCCACGAACTCTATGGAGCCTAGGCTTAAGGCCTCCTTACCCAAGGGCACCTCGGACACTACCACTAGTAGCCCGTTGATGGCGTCGACCAGGTTGTAGAAGAAGTTCAGTAGTATTGCCCTCTGCTCTTTCCTCTTGAGGAAGTCCATGAGCGGGTTAATGGAGTCTACCACGACAACCCTGTAAGAGTCCTTGGTCACGAGCCTGGATATGGTGTCCAGTACTTCCTGGGTAGCGGCGACAGGTAGCTTGACGTGTACTAGTAACCCCTTATTCTCCGCTTCCACGAGGTTTATTCCCAGCTTAGCTACGTTCCTGAACAGCTTCTCTTTGCTCTCATAAAACGACATGTAAAGGCACTTGTGGCCTTTTAACGCATTTACATAGCAGATCTGCGAAGCCAGAGTGCTCTTACCGGCTCCAGGGTGACCCACGATCAACAGCATGTAAGGGCCCCGTATCCCGCCAATCAGCTCATCAAGCTCGCGCATACCCGTCGTAAATTCCGGTTCAGCGGCCAATGTGCAAACCACCTTCACTTGCAACTCAATTTAATTTCACATTTTATAGTGAAAAATTCGGTTTAATATAGCGGTACCAGCTTCAAGAATACGGCAATTTCCTACGGCCAGGTACCTTGGATACCAGTCACCCCTCCGCCCTGAGGGGTAGGAGCTACACTCCGTGGAAAAAGCCTTAAGGCCGTATCCCATGCACACCTTAAATCGTGGAAGCCGGAATCCCCGTATCCTCAGCACATAGAGCCCCTTTCCGCTGCGCCTAGTTGTCGGGCTATCTACTATTTTTAACCCAACGTCCTGTGCGCCCCATTGCCACCATGTATGCTAGACCCGTAAGGGCTTCTATTCCATGATACCAGGGTTATTTTCCGTTCCTTTCAATGCATCGTAGTATTTCCTGTTATTCACGCACCCCACGTCTGGGCCGAATGGGTCGCCTAGGTAAGCGTAGGCTCGGGCTCTACACCCGCCGCACACGTACCTATAAGGGCAGAGCCCGCAGAAGCCTCCTAGGCCTTCTTTACTTTTAAGCCTCTGGACTAGTGGGTGCTCGTTCCATATCCTGATAAAGCTCTCTTCCCTTACGCTTCCCAGCCTTATGGGCATGAACACGCAGGGGGCGACCTCTCCATCAGGCTGTAGTGCGGCGTAAATTCTCCCAGCACCGCAACCGCCAATGTACTCGGCCAGCGCCTTAGTCACTGGGTCTTTGCTAACCGCATGGTGTGTGGGCGCGACTACGGATCCCCTACTCATCTGCAGCACGACCCTACCGTACTGGGGGGCCGTCGTGTATATCTCCATTTTCCTCTTCACCATCTCCCTGTAGATGAGCCTCATAAATTCCTCCCTTTCCTCGGGTTCGAGGTCGAGGTTAACGAGGTCCCTGCCTCTCCCCGTGGGTATGAAGTTGAAGAAGACCACTCTCCTGACCCCTATGCTCTCGGCCAGCTCAATTATGTCATCAACTTCGTCTAGGTTCATCTTGGTTACCGTGGTGGCCATGGCGGGGTTTATGCCCAGCTTCACACCGTTCTCGAGGGCCTTAACGGCCCGTTCCCACGAGCCTTCCACCCCCCTGAAGGCGTTGTGCTTCCTCGGATTAGCAGAGTCTACTGAGACCTCGAGGTACCTGAGCCCGGCGTCCACTGCCTTCTTCAGCTCGTCGAAGTCCGCGAAGCGCCATCCATTAGTAGCGATGCCGACGTACATCCCCCTCCTAGCCGCCTCCTTCACAACCACCAGGTAGTCCGGGCAGAGAGTTGGTTCACCACCACTTAACGCTATGGCGGCAACGCCTGCCTCATCCAGCTCCTCCACTACCTTTAACTTCTCGGTGAGGGAGAGCTCCGCAGGTTGTGGGGTTCCGGCCCGCTGATAGCAGTGTGAGCAGCGTAGGTTACACGCGTTCGTGAAGTTCCACACCACCATGAAGGGTGCTGGGAGCTTCTGCGGGGTGGTGACCCCGTAGAGGGCTATGCCCCGTAACACGGTTTCCACGCCACGCGCTATGGCGGGGTCCCTTAACGCCCTCTTCAACTCCTCTTCATCACCCCCCATAACCGTGACCCCCACCTTGATCGCGAGGTCGAATATGGAGAGCAGGAAGCGTAGGCTAGGAGGACAGTTCACCCTACACCCACTATACCTAAGTAGGGCGTAGTAGAGAAGGGACCTCTCCTCGCAGTCGTGGTCGCAGCGCACCTTCCTAAGGAGCCCTCTCAACAGCAAGCGCGTTACAGGGACCCGGGACGAGAAGCGTAACGACGTCAGCAAGGTGGCTATACCGCCCCGCCCCAAGGTCTATACCCCACCCCTTTCCACTTATCACTTCCCTAGTTTTTAACCTCGATCTCCGTTTCTCGCCCTCTTCGCTATCCACTCCAGCGCGCTCCCTTCCAGTTAGCAGGGCCTTTACGCCTTGTAGTTGCCTGTACTGGTTTAAGGTTTTTCCTAAATCGGAAATAACCGAAAAATATATAAACCACCCTTGACGTGAACGGTAGCGGTGAGACTATGAGAACGTGCGTGAAGGCTGTACTGGTAGCGGTGGTGATGACAGCTGTCGTAGTTTCAGTACTGGCTTACCCCTACATTCTAGCGCACTTTCCCGGTAGCAGTGGAGATAGAGCTCGGCTTTCCGTGGATGAGCCCAGTATTCCTGAAAACGCGCCTAGGCCCTGTAAATGCGAGTGCTTCGATATATTAACCATAGAGTACGCCATGCACATCAGGGACCAGAGGGTGATCCGCACTGAGCGGTTGCTCAAGAGACTCGTGCCGGAACCCGGCGACATACATGGCGCGGTGCCGAGGCCGGAAACGGAGCTTAATGGCGTGGAAGCGCGCTACGTGGTCGACTCCGAGAACGGTGACGTGAAGTTAAAGATAATAGCGTTTAGGCCTGCACAGCAGTCCCCGGAAGCACCGGGCACCGTATACGTCATCGTAGTGCTGGATTCTCAAAGCCGATTCGGGCTCATACTCTACCGCGTGAGCGGTGAGGAGGCATTCGCGTACATCGTTGTACCGGGAGACATCCCCAAGGCGCAGTACATAACGGTGGAGTTCACCGGGCGCGCGGACATGTACGACTACATGAGGTCTGTGGGCTACGGCTTAACGAAGATATCGTACGTGACGGGCGAGGACAAGTGGAGCCTCATAGCCGGTGAGATCGATAAGGCGATCGCGACGATCAAGGCTGTGAAGCGCCCGGAGCTTACAGGTATACTGGAATTCCACGGAGTGCTGTCAGCGCTGGTCGTTGATGGAGGGTGGGACTGCTTCGTTGGATGCGCGCAGGTGTGCGGTGTAGCGGACTTAACGCTGGGTGCAATATGCTCAATAGCCTGCGGCCTGTGCACCTTAGAGAAGATATCGTGTGCTGTTTGCGGATACTGCCTCATAGTGCTAGGGAGTAGTACGCTAGGATGCCTTATAGGGTGTGGAATAGGTTGCTTAATTAGAGGCGGTTAGTTCGTGGCAGGCAACCTCTCTAGAACGGGCACCTCCCCCCTAGTTATTCCTCTTCTAGCCGTGAACACCGTAATAATTAGCGGAATAGTAGTGCGCATTGGCCACCTATATAGGGCGGGTACTTATACACACTACGACTGGGTCGTAGGGGTAGCCATCATCACGCTCATGTGCATCACCGCACTACACGCCTTTGCAGGCTACGCTGTAATTGCCAGCAAAAAGCTCTACAGGGGGGTCCTCGCCGGCGCGACCACGGCCCAGGTGGCGTCGCTGATCGTGGTCACCGCCATGATGGCGGATCCCGTAATTTTAATGGGGCTCGCAGCTTCGGTAGCAACAACCATCACCATCATCGCATCATTATACCGGGCTCCCTCCCAGTAAAGCTACTTTTTTCCACGCACTTCACGTTTCCTTGTACTCGCTCCCCCACATTTCTCGGCGGTCACCACACCGCGGAGATCATCTGATGCCTAGGGGAAGCGGGTTCTTTGGCTACCTAGTTTCGAGTTCCTTTCCAGTTTACCTTTTCCTCCTTAAGTTCTACCAGCGGTAAATTCGCTCTTAAAACGAGGTACTTAGAACACCGGGAGAAGCCGGGCTAATGAACACGTGCAACCACTGAGGTGCACGCGCTACGTGCAGGGACCCAGTTATTATGCCCACTACCCGGTAGTTACTAGTGATGGTGGAGTGGTTGCGTGAAGTGAGCTACAGCGAGTACCTCGAGTACGCGTCAAAGTACGGTAAGGTAGTCGTGGAGGGCCGGGAGATCGGGCTCGAGCCGATAGCGGTCAGGAGGCTTAAGCCCTCCTCAGAGGAGCTAACGGACATCTCGACAACGGTGTGGAGCTTCCCCGCGAGGGGTTCTTGGGCCACCCATAGAGGCGATTACAGGGGCAACTGGGCTCCTCAAATACCCAGAGCGCTCATAGAGATGTACACTGAACCGGGCGACCTGGTACTGGACCCCATGATTGGCTCCGGGACCACGTGCGTGGAGGCCAGGTTACTGGGCAGGAACTGCATCGGGGTTGACGTAAACTACAACGCCGTTATACTGGCCCTTCACAGGCTCTACTGGCTAGAGGAATACGCTAGGAGGTGGAGCGGCCTAGTCAAGCCGGTTGAAGTGGAGAACATCGAGAAAACCTGGAGTAGGATATACCACGGTGACGCCAGGAGGTTACTCCTAATAAGCGACGACTCAGTAGACCTAATAGCGATGCACCCACCTTACTGGAACATCATCGAGTACGGCCAGGAGGAAAGCGTTGAGGGAGACCTCTCGAGGGCGAGGACGCTGGAGGATTACTTGAAGCTCATGGGCGAGGTTGCCATAGAGCTTTTCAGGGTCTTGAAGCGCGGAGGATACCTGGGCGTCTTAATAGGTGATACCAGGATTCACAGGCACTACGTTCCGGTATCCCACCACGTGCTACGAGTATTCCTGGAAACGGGCTTCCTGCTCAAGGAAGAGGTGATCAAGGTTCAGCACAGGATGAAAACCACTAGAGAGGTCTGGAGCAAAGTGAGGGAAAGGGACTTCCTGCTAATATACCACGAAAAGCTGTACATATTTAGAAAGCCCGTGAACCCCGACGACGCAGTCAAGCACAGGCATAGCGGGAAGACCTGACATAGGCGGAAACCAGTCTGAGCACGCAGATAAGCCTAAACCCTAAGACTCTGTTCAGTTTAACACCATGATGCAGGCCTCAACGAGCCAAGACCTCACCGAGACTACTACGGTGAGAGCACGAGAGTTACATTAAAAACGCCCGCCCGGTTTGCATTGAAAGCGTGAAAATGGAAGACGTATATGCGTAGAACGTACGCAGATCGCTCATAGACCAGGTACAACACGCATCTCAACAAGCGACTTTATAGCAACCCTTTATGAACCTCAGAACAGTCACGATAGGCGTACGCGTGCTCAATAACCATTGCAGTTGCTCTCCCGCTTGTAGTAGGGCTTTTTCCAGGATATCCGCTGCCAATGAGGCTCTGTGGTTCTTTAAGTAGATTGAAAACTGCAATCTGAGCATTTTTGAGCTAGAGATTAGTGGGAAGGCATGTTCAAACGCTAGTAGTAATATTAGCGTGATGAATGCGTCGATTCTCTGCCTCGGCGTGAAGGGTTTCCCACAACGCGTGTTACTGTGACGTCTCTAGTATCGCGTGTGGCTTCGTGTCAACGAAGGTTGCCCCGGAGAAAACAATTACTCTTATACCGGTCCTGTCGGCGTTGACTTACGCTTTAACCGTGCCTGCTTAAATGAGTGATGGTATGGGCGCGCCGAATCACGGTAGAAGTCCTCTACGGATGAGTTTCCGGGGATTCCGCGGATCCGGGAATGCTGAAGCGATCCTTAATCAGCTATGTTAAGGATTGCGGGCCCGCCGAGATCTGAACCTGGGTCCTCCGGCTTAGGAGGCTGGGGCTCGTTTAGATCAGTTTCCAGTGTTCACGCGGGATTGGAAACTGGTTACATTTGGAGAACGCTCTGGGAGAGCGACAGGATCCGGGTTGGAGGCCTCCTCCTGGTGTTAAGTGCCCGTGTATAGCTGTTGATATAGCCATCAAAGTTGTTATCAATGTNNNNNNNNNNGTGGAGAACCTAGCTACTAAGCCCATGTTTTCTCTGTCTCTCTTGTAGGATTGTTTTGAGACACTTAGTATTGATGCTTATTTAATGGGTTGTATGTGTTGTGTAGGATTGTCGCTACTAGTTGTCTTATGTGAGCTAGAGGTTGGAGCTGTTATTAGTACTTAGTGCTATTATTATGCATATTGTTGTAGGTATAATCCGTTGAGGCCGTGTTCTGCTATTGAAATTAGTGATACCTATTAGTGGCGTTATTGTTCCACCTACTATTGTGATTGTTGCAGCATGTGCTCTTAGGTAGAAATATTGTAGTTTTAATATACCTACTATTTCGAATACTCCTCCTAATCCTAGTTAGGATTATACCGGTTGTTTTTAGTATCTCTGTGAGTATGTTGATACCCGTAATCACTTTTTATCCCTCTCGTAGTGTACCATGAGATGTAGATGTCTAAAGTGTGTATGCCCATAGTGCTATTGGGATCATGCATACTGCGAGGATATGCCTACTTGATAGTGATATCATAGCCATGAATACCGCTAGATCATAGCTCAGTGTATCAATAGCTAGTACTCGGTCAAATACTCTTGATCCACGCATAACTCCGTATAGGAATAAGACGGCTGAGAGTAAATAGAGTATGATCATGGCCTCCAATAGTGGTTTTACAAATGATCTTCCCTGCCTTTCCCGGGAACTGAATTCTTTTTAATGGATTCTTGTTTTATACAACAGCCCTATCTTCTTTCCTCGGTGAAATGTCCACGAGACCACAGTATTCGAGATGTGAATAGTCTCAATCCTCCTCACATAGTTATTACCTCGATGAGTAGGCCTACAGGGGTAGTAGCCCGAAAGCCTCGCCCCTTCAAGACAGAGAGAAAACCAGCCCGAGAAACCCTATTGCTGCAAAAACTTTATTAATATTCATAGTCAACATTATTAAACACTGAGACTCGTGGAAACGGAGTTGAACATGACCGAGACTAAACCCGAGTTGAAACTATACGAGAAACTACTTATGATCTTTCCTGGGTACCGTGGATACAAGGAAAAAGAGCTAATAAGAGAAACCGATAAAATAGTCCGAGAGCAACTATACCGGAGACTAAAGAACATCATTAACATACTTAGAGATATCCAAGTTGACCTCTCATCGAGAAACAAAATCACCGATGCCCTCGAGATAGAGAGACTAGTCTACAGCATAGATACAATAGCAACTAGAACAAAACACGCTCCACACGGGTACAAACCACTATTCTACGTAGTCAAAGTAGATGAAAAAGACTTATCAAAACTACTAGAACACGACCTCTCCCTCAGCGAAATAATTGATAAACTAGTAAAAGCAACCGAGACACTTAGAGAGAAAACAACGCGTGGAGAAGACATCAAAGCAAGTATTAGAGAGATACAAGTCAAAGCTGGCAGAAAGAGACAACATAATCACAAGCACAGGTGTAAGACAATGAGCAAGAAAACAAATGTAATAGAATGGGTTAACCCAGGACCAGATGACATACTATGGGTATACCCATACGAAGATATCAGATGGGGTAGCATAATAGTAGTGAAAGAGTACGAAGTAGCAGTATTCATGCGTG
The Desulfurococcaceae archaeon DNA segment above includes these coding regions:
- a CDS encoding YkgJ family cysteine cluster protein, which translates into the protein MNSRAFSCLRCSKCCFFSDRKECPIVLPHEARYIALLAEHMGIPEPRFERLPAGFYVWIVSGYCPFYDEASKACRIHGEKPLACRMFPLLVNPSTLELSVSSACEWIRRNIDELADLGESVEKVFPSEFSAVKELVTVLYKSAEGGLVSLMLLGDNVKEVFRELASKCTIIKFIESNVVEGLHLMLLSDCSEDYVKSVLHDPGKEVSISHIGKVQVPAKPAEEG
- a CDS encoding alpha/beta fold hydrolase, producing MCVLKYSEVIKLLEDLVNTPTHVLVGYGKGDLLVLRSDEGGFSSLWVLDVKSLSKKKIAKRPVSLEAEMPVKTNRVVYAVDVARGREQHVVYVVDLDRVEEEVQVDMEPVRVMSLVDTGERAFFTGATSEDVAIYMVEDGKAEKLYKLPRGFAFVTSANEHMVTGYGVLAGNPFSMEVFVYNVQSSEFKVYTPKPGSVNKEPVITEKNKLVFASSAFTEERDILVELDLEEEEFRELRLPGNDYYEYLPVEHVHYNQYEGKWLIVGKRNGRTKIFMNGYEIAPISGVAHRAVYVNDKIYYSYSSLRKPSEVVELDVKHRTSRVILESRPPREVESVLGDVKFEKVRTPSNLDIPVWIIESSKAGRPGPTVIYVHGGPWAEVADAWRVTLIALVATGFNVVAPNFRGSTGYGEWFKKMNIGDPGGGDLEDVVAVTKWALETGLASKVLIAGYSYGGYMTLWAMSNEPELYDCGVAGASVVDWEEMYGLSDAVFKAFIDVLFAGKRELLRERSPINKAPNITRPLCIIHPQNDSRTPLKPALRLLSLLLERGKSFEAHIVPDLGHAINTVEDAMKILLPMVSFLRKCAEVERG
- a CDS encoding ATPase domain-containing protein gives rise to the protein MKVVCTLAAEPEFTTGMRELDELIGGIRGPYMLLIVGHPGAGKSTLASQICYVNALKGHKCLYMSFYESKEKLFRNVAKLGINLVEAENKGLLVHVKLPVAATQEVLDTISRLVTKDSYRVVVVDSINPLMDFLKRKEQRAILLNFFYNLVDAINGLLVVVSEVPLGKEALSLGSIEFVADAIVYLKHRVSRGLVTRILEIRKVRGAPLTVVEVPFSIINVKGLRVYLPPRPERPLATLAERLKSREAISSILGPIYAGDIISISHPPSARDKRTNAPFVDIAVENDLKALVISYKYSRTELREIAFSLLTKYFELGEREANWVIDSYMHFESVNPASFSTPELAALEHELIETLNPGIVVFHGCEVPWKMIRDLGEGEYWSQLINQLTWLKNKGVLVVRHIGRVDPHFTRMNESLSDVTIRVHYRYEDGVVKPVWKAWRRGGEPLLIDFTSGEVIGKIKEFNEWFRGLIKEKMLKSEIASHST
- a CDS encoding radical SAM protein, which produces MRGLLRKVRCDHDCEERSLLYYALLRYSGCRVNCPPSLRFLLSIFDLAIKVGVTVMGGDEEELKRALRDPAIARGVETVLRGIALYGVTTPQKLPAPFMVVWNFTNACNLRCSHCYQRAGTPQPAELSLTEKLKVVEELDEAGVAAIALSGGEPTLCPDYLVVVKEAARRGMYVGIATNGWRFADFDELKKAVDAGLRYLEVSVDSANPRKHNAFRGVEGSWERAVKALENGVKLGINPAMATTVTKMNLDEVDDIIELAESIGVRRVVFFNFIPTGRGRDLVNLDLEPEEREEFMRLIYREMVKRKMEIYTTAPQYGRVVLQMSRGSVVAPTHHAVSKDPVTKALAEYIGGCGAGRIYAALQPDGEVAPCVFMPIRLGSVREESFIRIWNEHPLVQRLKSKEGLGGFCGLCPYRYVCGGCRARAYAYLGDPFGPDVGCVNNRKYYDALKGTENNPGIME
- a CDS encoding site-specific DNA-methyltransferase; translated protein: MSYSEYLEYASKYGKVVVEGREIGLEPIAVRRLKPSSEELTDISTTVWSFPARGSWATHRGDYRGNWAPQIPRALIEMYTEPGDLVLDPMIGSGTTCVEARLLGRNCIGVDVNYNAVILALHRLYWLEEYARRWSGLVKPVEVENIEKTWSRIYHGDARRLLLISDDSVDLIAMHPPYWNIIEYGQEESVEGDLSRARTLEDYLKLMGEVAIELFRVLKRGGYLGVLIGDTRIHRHYVPVSHHVLRVFLETGFLLKEEVIKVQHRMKTTREVWSKVRERDFLLIYHEKLYIFRKPVNPDDAVKHRHSGKT
- a CDS encoding pH regulation protein F, with the translated sequence MIILYLLSAVLFLYGVMRGSRVFDRVLAIDTLSYDLAVFMAMISLSSRHILAVCMIPIALWAYTL